From a region of the Paraburkholderia hospita genome:
- the xylA gene encoding xylose isomerase, which yields MSYFEHLPAVRYEGLHTENPFAYRHYDKDKLVLGKRMEDHLRLAVCYWHTFVWPGADMFGPGTFERPWHRSGDALEKAHAKADHAFELFQKLGTPFYTFHDADVAPEGDSIKSYVNNFKTMTDVLARKQEQTGVKLLWGTANLFSHPRYAAGAATNPNPDVFAFAATQVLNALEATQRLNGENYVLWGGREGYETLLNTDLKREREQLGRFMSMVVEHKHKLGFKGALLIEPKPQEPTKHQYDYDVATVHGFLTQFGLQDEIRVNIEANHATLAGHSFHHEIANAFALGIFGSIDANRGDAQNGWDTDQFPNSVEELTLALYEILRNGGFETGGMNFDAKVRRQSIDPEDLVHGHIGAIDVIAVALERAAHLVENDRLGAFKQQRYAGWDSDFGRKVLAGGYSLESLASDAVQRNIAPHHVSGQQERLENIVNQAIYSAAK from the coding sequence ATGTCCTACTTCGAACATTTGCCCGCCGTGCGCTACGAGGGCCTGCACACGGAAAATCCGTTCGCCTATCGCCACTACGACAAGGACAAACTGGTGCTCGGCAAGCGAATGGAAGACCATCTGCGCCTGGCCGTCTGCTACTGGCACACGTTCGTATGGCCGGGCGCTGACATGTTCGGACCAGGCACGTTCGAGCGTCCATGGCATCGCTCGGGTGATGCGCTAGAAAAGGCGCATGCCAAGGCCGATCACGCGTTCGAACTGTTCCAGAAACTCGGCACCCCGTTCTACACATTCCATGATGCCGACGTAGCGCCCGAAGGCGACAGCATCAAAAGCTACGTGAACAACTTCAAGACGATGACGGACGTGCTCGCGCGCAAGCAGGAGCAGACGGGCGTCAAGCTGCTGTGGGGCACAGCGAACCTCTTCTCGCATCCACGTTATGCGGCAGGCGCAGCAACCAACCCGAATCCCGATGTGTTTGCGTTTGCCGCAACCCAGGTATTGAACGCACTGGAAGCAACGCAGCGCCTGAACGGCGAGAACTACGTGTTGTGGGGCGGCCGCGAAGGCTACGAAACCCTGCTCAACACAGACCTGAAACGCGAGCGCGAGCAGCTCGGCCGCTTCATGAGCATGGTCGTCGAGCACAAGCACAAGTTGGGCTTCAAGGGCGCACTGCTAATCGAGCCGAAACCGCAAGAGCCGACCAAGCATCAATACGACTACGACGTCGCGACGGTGCACGGCTTTCTCACGCAATTCGGCTTGCAGGACGAAATCCGCGTGAACATCGAAGCGAATCACGCAACGCTCGCGGGCCATTCGTTCCATCACGAAATCGCCAATGCATTCGCGCTCGGCATTTTCGGCAGCATCGACGCAAATCGCGGCGACGCGCAAAACGGCTGGGACACAGACCAGTTCCCAAATAGTGTCGAAGAACTTACGCTCGCGCTCTACGAGATCCTGCGCAACGGCGGCTTTGAGACGGGCGGGATGAACTTCGATGCAAAGGTCCGCCGCCAGAGTATCGATCCCGAAGACCTGGTGCACGGCCATATCGGCGCAATCGACGTGATCGCCGTCGCGCTTGAGCGTGCCGCTCATCTCGTCGAGAACGACCGCCTGGGCGCGTTCAAGCAGCAGCGCTATGCGGGATGGGACAGCGATTTCGGCCGTAAGGTGCTGGCGGGCGGTTATTCGCTCGAATCGCTGGCAAGCGATGCAGTGCAGCGAAACATCGCGCCGCATCATGTCAGCGGACAGCAAGAGCGTCTGGAGAACATCGTCAATCAGGCAATCTACTCAGCAGCTAAATAG
- a CDS encoding IS110 family RNA-guided transposase: protein MNQTSSSLYIGIDVSGSTLDVAIHDTTEHFSVDNETAAIEQLVQRLIALGPTLIVMEATGKLELAVLRALCQAGLPAVAVNPRQVRDFARATGKRAKTDRIDAFVIAHFAAVIKPVVRPLNDVQTEQLQALLLRRAQLIDMLVAEKARLERAHAAAKESLNDHIKWLKQQLTVADRDIDSFLRASPAWRQKEDLLRSVPGIGPGAAATLIAFMPQLGSLNRREIAALTGVAPFNSDSGKHTGKRRIQGGRAIVRRALYMACIPALRFNPTIRAFYDRLRQAGKPFKVAMTACIRKLIVTLNAMVHNSTPWNPSTN, encoded by the coding sequence ATGAACCAGACTTCTTCGTCCCTTTATATCGGCATCGACGTCAGCGGTAGCACGCTCGACGTTGCCATCCACGACACGACCGAACATTTCAGTGTCGACAATGAAACCGCCGCCATCGAACAGTTGGTCCAGCGTCTGATCGCGCTGGGTCCCACCCTGATCGTCATGGAGGCCACCGGCAAGCTCGAACTCGCCGTGCTCAGGGCGCTCTGCCAGGCCGGCCTGCCCGCTGTCGCGGTTAATCCCCGACAGGTGCGCGACTTTGCCAGAGCCACCGGCAAACGGGCGAAGACCGACCGCATCGACGCGTTCGTCATCGCCCATTTCGCCGCCGTCATCAAACCCGTCGTGCGCCCGCTCAACGATGTGCAGACCGAGCAGCTGCAAGCCCTGCTGCTGCGCCGTGCCCAGCTCATCGACATGCTCGTGGCCGAAAAAGCCCGCCTGGAGCGCGCTCATGCCGCGGCTAAGGAAAGCCTGAATGACCATATCAAATGGCTCAAACAGCAGCTCACCGTCGCCGACAGGGACATCGATTCGTTCCTGCGCGCTTCGCCCGCGTGGCGTCAGAAGGAGGACCTGCTGCGCTCGGTGCCCGGCATCGGTCCCGGCGCCGCGGCCACACTGATCGCGTTCATGCCACAACTCGGTTCATTGAACCGCCGCGAGATCGCCGCGCTGACCGGTGTTGCTCCGTTCAATTCCGATAGCGGCAAGCACACCGGCAAGCGTCGCATTCAGGGCGGTCGTGCCATCGTGCGGCGCGCGCTTTATATGGCTTGCATCCCCGCGCTGCGCTTCAATCCGACCATCAGGGCCTTCTACGACCGTCTGCGTCAGGCCGGCAAACCCTTCAAGGTGGCCATGACCGCGTGCATTCGCAAGCTCATCGTGACGCTCAACGCCATGGTCCATAACTCAACACCCTGGAACCCATCGACGAACTAA
- a CDS encoding XylR family transcriptional regulator translates to MPQRTHRIALLFNANKVYDREIITGIGNYLLSTRVAWDLFLEEDFRARLNGIERFEGDGFIADFDDPAVSEALADSPLPVVAVGGSYEDASKYPPNLPYIATDNMQLMSLAYKHLIGAGLQRFALYSLPESPTNRWAQERELAFNTLLQADGMEGDVHRGLPTSAPVWHQASVQLTQWLQSLPKPVGIIAVTDARARQVLQACLISGIPVPEQVAIIGIDNDPLTRSLTRIPLSSVIQGTEEMGRTAAHLLHQMLGGARFAGRRILVPPVGINVCESTKHEPLASPYVMRARHYIRQYACQGIKTEQVADYVGVSRSSLEDYFRRELGCTVHQEILKHKLDVAKQLLTQQDMSSAEVAIRCGFTSLQYMYAVFRRELDCTPREYQERMQAAQSTHNAPSA, encoded by the coding sequence ATGCCCCAGCGAACGCACCGAATTGCACTGCTCTTCAATGCAAACAAAGTCTACGACAGAGAAATCATCACAGGCATCGGCAACTACCTGCTTTCAACGCGAGTCGCCTGGGACCTCTTCCTGGAGGAAGACTTCCGCGCACGCCTGAATGGCATAGAACGCTTCGAAGGCGACGGCTTCATCGCTGACTTTGATGACCCAGCAGTCTCTGAAGCGCTCGCCGACTCTCCTTTACCCGTTGTCGCCGTAGGCGGCTCATACGAAGACGCATCGAAGTACCCACCGAATCTGCCCTACATAGCGACCGACAACATGCAACTCATGTCGCTCGCGTATAAACATCTGATCGGTGCCGGCCTGCAACGCTTCGCCCTCTACAGCCTGCCCGAATCCCCGACCAACCGCTGGGCGCAAGAACGCGAACTCGCATTCAACACGCTGCTGCAAGCAGATGGAATGGAGGGCGACGTGCACCGCGGCCTACCGACCAGCGCCCCCGTCTGGCACCAGGCCAGCGTGCAACTCACGCAATGGCTGCAAAGCCTGCCGAAGCCCGTCGGCATCATCGCGGTAACGGACGCCCGCGCGCGTCAAGTACTACAGGCATGCCTGATCAGCGGCATCCCCGTGCCCGAGCAGGTGGCAATCATCGGCATCGACAACGATCCGCTAACGCGCTCGCTCACCCGCATTCCGCTTTCATCAGTGATTCAGGGCACCGAGGAAATGGGCCGCACAGCCGCGCACCTTCTGCATCAGATGCTGGGCGGAGCACGCTTCGCAGGCCGTCGCATCCTCGTGCCGCCCGTCGGCATCAACGTATGCGAATCGACCAAGCACGAGCCGCTCGCGAGCCCTTACGTGATGCGCGCGCGTCACTACATCCGGCAATACGCCTGCCAGGGCATCAAGACGGAACAGGTCGCCGATTACGTGGGCGTGTCGCGTTCGTCGCTCGAAGATTATTTCCGGCGCGAACTCGGCTGCACCGTGCATCAGGAAATCCTCAAGCACAAACTCGATGTCGCCAAGCAGCTGCTCACGCAGCAGGACATGTCGAGCGCGGAAGTTGCAATCCGCTGCGGCTTCACTTCGTTGCAGTACATGTACGCCGTGTTCCGGCGCGAACTCGATTGCACGCCGCGCGAGTATCAGGAACGCATGCAAGCCGCGCAATCGACTCACAATGCGCCATCCGCATAA